A DNA window from Malus domestica chromosome 12, GDT2T_hap1 contains the following coding sequences:
- the LOC103413796 gene encoding putative receptor protein kinase ZmPK1, with product MELPKFLILFLFAATVAWSQQQFPGLPSLRQGSSLTVEKESDLLVSPNGTFSSGFYKVGTDAYCYAIWFTNSANKTVAWMANRDEPVSARGSKLTLHKDGNLVLTDGVGSTVWSTSTFSNAGVEARLLETGNLVLINQSKGVIWQSFDFPTDTVLPSQRIVKKTMLVSMRSQGTYLSGYYNFKFDDTNILYLIYNGPIISSVYWPRTDATVFYSKRTPYNSSRIAILNEAGQFRSSDNLNFNASDYGVGPKRRLTIDYDGILRLYSLDESTRLWEISWLPSSVGACQVDGLCGEYGICIYNPHPTCTCPYGFTRNNPSDWSRGCSPSFNLSTDSSKLDFMELPYTDYYGYDLGTYRFGISFEACRNSCLNATRCRGFGYALDGQGQCYPKSLLLNGYRSPTSRMIIHIKVPKGFLSPHALPTKFETHDLNCSGAQVVFNSNDPEAERNRNWYMKYLIGFVGSFAVIEALCVGLTWWYLFRKHAHEELSNIAGYMALAMDFKRFTYAELTRATGNFKQKIGKGGFGTVYKGLLDDGRVVAVKRLEGILQGEAEFWAEVSVIGNVNHRNLVKLWGFCAENDHKLMVYEYLKNGSLDKILFSDVEFGLEKRYNIALGTAKGLSYLHEECLEWVLHCDVKPQNILLADDLEPRVADFGMAKLFKDIHGVRDSHGIGFSQVRGTRGYLAPEWMMNLKIDAKADVYSYGVVLLELLSGRSASSFLSTGGQNNEYNHLVHWVTEMIGEEGLEKVIDPRLHHEFNTKLKRLMKVAMSCVQEDRKARPAMSKVVELLLENDE from the coding sequence ATGGAACTTCCCAAGTTTCTTATTCTGTTTTTGTTTGCTGCCACAGTGGCTTGGAGTCAACAGCAATTTCCGGGGCTTCCGAGCTTAAGGCAGGGAAGCTCCTTAACAGTTGAGAAGGAGAGCGACTTGTTGGTTTCACCAAATGGAACTTTCTCAAGTGGATTTTACAAGGTGGGCACTGATGCCTATTGCTATGCAATATGGTTTACCAATTCCGCCAATAAAACAGTTGCATGGATGGCTAACAGAGATGAGCCCGTTAGCGCACGAGGGTCCAAGCTTACCCTCCACAAAGATGGCAACCTTGTCCTGACTGATGGGGTTGGTTCAACTGTATGGTCAACCAGCACTTTCTCTAATGCAGGCGTGGAGGCTCGGCTTCTTGAGACTGGAAACTTGGTGCTGATCAACCAATCAAAGGGGGTCATATGGCAGAGTTTTGACTTTCCGACGGATACAGTTTTGCCATCACAAAGAATtgtcaagaaaacaatgttGGTGTCCATGAGAAGCCAAGGTACATATTTATCTGGATACTACAACTTCAAATTTGATGACACCAACATCCTTTATCTCATCTATAATGGTCCAATCATTTCGAGTGTTTACTGGCCGAGAACAGATGCAACTGTTTTTTATAGCAAAAGAACACCTTATAATAGCTCTAGAATAGCAATTTTGAATGAGGCTGGACAATTCAGATCCAGCGACAATTTGAATTTCAACGCATCTGATTATGGAGTTGGCCCAAAGCGCCGTTTAACAATAGATTATGATGGCATTTTGAGATTGTACAGTTTAGATGAATCAACTCGGCTTTGGGAAATCTCATGGTTGCCGAGTAGTGTTGGAGCTTGCCAAGTTGATGGCTTGTGTGGTGAATATGGTATTTGCATTTACAACCCACATCCTACTTGTACTTGCCCTTATGGTTTCACCAGAAACAATCCTTCAGACTGGTCTAGAGGCTGCTCGCCTTCGTTCAATTTGTCTACCGATTCAAGCAAATTGGATTTCATGGAACTTCCTTACACAGATTACTATGGATACGACTTGGGGACGTACAGGTTTGGCATTTCATTTGAAGCCTGCAGGAATTCATGCCTGAATGCTACAAGATGCAGAGGATTTGGATATGCACTGGATGGACAAGGACAGTGTTACCCTAAATCTCTTCTCCTTAATGGATATCGTTCGCCAACTTCACGCATGATCATACATATTAAGGTTCCAAAGGGATTTCTGAGCCCTCATGCGCTCCCAACGAAGTTTGAAACACATGATTTGAACTGTTCAGGTGCACAAGTTGTTTTCAACAGCAACGATCCTGAAGCAGAGCGCAATAGAAACTGGTACATGAAATACCTAATTGGATTTGTAGGTTCTTTTGCAGTAATTGAAGCACTCTGCGTTGGTTTGACGTGGTGGTATCTCTTCCGAAAGCATGCTCATGAAGAGTTGTCCAATATAGCCGGTTACATGGCATTGGCCATGGACTTCAAACGCTTCACCTATGCAGAACTAACAAGAGCTACCGGTAACTTCAAACAGAAGATAGGGAAAGGGGGCTTCGGAACTGTCTATAAAGGGCTTCTGGATGATGGAAGAGTTGTTGCGGTGAAGAGACTAGAAGGCATCTTACAAGGAGAGGCAGAGTTCTGGGCAGAGGTGAGCGTGATAGGGAATGTGAACCACAGGAACTTGGTCAAACTATGGGGTTTCTGTGCCGAGAATGATCACAAACTGATGGTTTACGAATACCTGAAGAACGGGTCCTTGGATAAAATCTTGTTTTCGGATGTGGAATTTGGATTGGAGAAGCGATACAACATTGCACTAGGCACTGCAAAGGGTTTGTCATATTTACACGAGGAGTGCCTGGAATGGGTACTTCACTGTGATGTGAAGCCTCAAAACATACTGTTAGCCGATGATTTGGAACCTCGGGTGGCAGATTTTGGCATGGCAAAGCTATTCAAAGATATCCACGGCGTCAGAGACAGTCATGGGATTGGCTTTTCACAAGTGCGTGGCACCAGAGGTTATTTAGCTCCAGAGTGGATGATGAACCTGAAAATTGATGCCAAGGCGGACGTGTACAGCTATGGGGTTGTGCTGCTGGAACTACTGAGTGGAAGAAGTGCTTCTAGCTTCCTTTCAACTGGTGGCCAAAACAATGAATACAACCACTTGGTACATTGGGTGACTGAAATGATCGGAGAAGAAGGGCTTGAGAAAGTAATCGACCCTCGGCTACACCATGAGTTCAACACGAAGCTCAAACGATTGATGAAAGTCGCTATGTCGTGCGTACAAGAAGATCGCAAAGCAAGGCCTGCCATGAGTAAGGTTGTGGAGCTTCTCCTTGAAAATGATGAGTAG